A stretch of Aureispira sp. CCB-E DNA encodes these proteins:
- a CDS encoding PepSY domain-containing protein, producing the protein MFKKIYQWHHRIGLLVSIPVLGWCISGLTHPMMAHLFKIKPAQRFVVPQPVALDTTSIALGEALEQHGITSFSNFRLVHFEKETYYQIIREGKETEYINVKNNTLLNNGDQRYAEYLARYFLGDEQHPIASLTKLNQFTFEYKFINRLLPVYKVSFDRSDGMDVYVETNSSRLGTMNNRTRKICIAIFSYLHNWNFLQGMPKLKLFLMLLFMIMAFGVAFSGLVIYGFLWKRVFPTHAVEAKNRKWHRRIGLMVAISTLGFAFSGGYHALAKANTAQVISEKAPVFSSTEVKQLPALVRKIGDRLVKNISIVSIDQVNYFQVNWMEKATETSYFKTTTLEHLGKGEERYAIYLANQYTQLPAKKIVSVTPIQAFGGEYGFINKRLPVTKIQYDTKQQHSVYVETSSGKLAATISASKRLEAFSFLMLHKYHFIDPIGKTVRDIIIVIIMIGIILVNVLGIVLWLNRPIVR; encoded by the coding sequence ATGTTTAAAAAAATATATCAATGGCATCATCGTATTGGGTTGCTTGTTTCTATACCTGTATTGGGATGGTGCATTAGTGGTTTGACGCATCCAATGATGGCGCATTTATTTAAAATAAAACCTGCTCAACGCTTTGTTGTGCCCCAACCAGTTGCTTTGGACACAACTAGCATTGCTTTGGGAGAAGCTTTGGAGCAACATGGTATCACATCATTTAGTAATTTTAGATTGGTGCACTTTGAGAAAGAAACCTATTATCAAATTATCAGAGAGGGAAAAGAAACAGAGTATATTAATGTTAAGAATAACACATTGTTAAACAATGGAGACCAACGTTATGCAGAATATCTAGCGCGCTACTTTTTAGGCGATGAGCAGCATCCAATTGCCAGCTTAACAAAGCTAAACCAGTTTACCTTCGAGTATAAATTTATCAATCGACTATTGCCAGTTTATAAGGTTTCTTTTGATCGTTCAGATGGTATGGATGTTTATGTAGAAACGAATAGTTCTAGGCTGGGAACAATGAACAACCGAACAAGAAAAATTTGCATTGCTATTTTTAGTTATCTCCACAATTGGAATTTTTTGCAAGGGATGCCAAAACTAAAGCTTTTCTTAATGCTTTTATTTATGATCATGGCTTTTGGGGTGGCTTTTAGTGGTTTGGTCATCTATGGTTTTTTATGGAAACGAGTATTTCCTACTCATGCTGTCGAAGCTAAGAACCGAAAATGGCACCGTCGCATTGGTTTAATGGTGGCTATTTCAACACTGGGGTTTGCTTTTAGTGGTGGTTATCACGCGTTGGCTAAAGCAAATACTGCACAAGTCATTTCTGAAAAAGCACCTGTATTTTCTTCTACAGAGGTAAAGCAGCTGCCTGCTTTGGTTCGTAAAATAGGGGATCGTTTGGTAAAAAATATTTCTATTGTATCGATAGACCAAGTCAACTATTTTCAAGTAAATTGGATGGAAAAAGCAACAGAAACCAGTTATTTTAAAACGACTACTTTAGAACATTTAGGAAAAGGGGAGGAACGTTACGCTATTTACCTAGCGAATCAATACACACAATTGCCTGCTAAAAAAATTGTCTCTGTAACTCCTATTCAAGCATTTGGTGGAGAATATGGTTTTATCAACAAGCGTTTGCCTGTTACTAAAATTCAATACGATACCAAGCAGCAACATAGTGTGTATGTAGAAACTTCTTCTGGCAAATTGGCGGCAACTATTTCTGCTTCAAAACGCTTGGAAGCATTTAGTTTTTTAATGTTACACAAGTATCATTTTATTGACCCAATAGGAAAAACAGTTCGAGATATTATTATTGTAATTATAATGATAGGAATTATTTTGGTAAATGTTTTGGGAATTGTTTTGTGGTTGAATAGACCAATAGTTCGTTGA
- a CDS encoding TonB-dependent receptor → MHRYLFLGVLLFFIVYCSTSANSQDNNKGQLVRGFILDKFSNVPIEGALVELLNHSPRITAISNADGSFEMQDIPVGRQRIRIEHEGFYENIVSILVDAGKEVVLDIDLEEEYKAVATITSKRKSKKEDKRRLRNSRLEPSNKMITVSYRKFEIEEVTRYPGGLEDPARLIANFPGMYNIDDPQNYIVSRGNSPFGIHWQVEGVPMDNPHHLGRIGNSGAIFPVLNTNLLADSDFLNGAFSAEYGNAFSGVFDINMRKGNNQRFEFTGELSLLGAEVFVEGPFKKGGASFMISCRYSVLQLIKLLGFDTGSSSSPGYGDLNFKIDVPTKSAGSFSIFGIGGLADVAFLANKYDPNDIFAKENVDIYTETQLGLVGISHKKFIKEKSYLKTTASYLFENYTSNKDSLDQGGGGAKIPYYTARVMRHRGGLSSTFNTKLNTQLTFRTGGYGYLFLFDIKDNDLIKGRLVYDSEDILFHLGGFAQVQYKVSPRFVINAGVHAQYFSLNNRSWAVEPRIALNWYLGKRHQLSLGYGWHSKIQPFSVSFYVEPEGVGQNAYNTSNRDLGFIRSHHLVLSYNLYLAQQWALKANVYGQYNTNIPISQTSSSFSLINHGVYETPQRVDLIDDGIAFNAGTELSIEKFFSKGYHGIISGAYFRSRYRGSDGVWRNTAFDVQYVLQVLAGKEFKIGKQKRNAITLDLRFNHRGGTPYIPILLEESIAQGKEVRDYENSYAVRNESYTRIDIKIGARFNPRKKKISHYFFIDFINVGLFQNARQVRYDAEQQKIVQGEQFGLIPNLFYRIQF, encoded by the coding sequence ATGCATAGATACTTATTTTTGGGAGTGCTACTATTTTTTATAGTTTATTGTAGTACAAGCGCGAACAGCCAAGACAACAATAAAGGTCAACTAGTAAGAGGTTTTATATTAGATAAATTTTCTAATGTGCCTATAGAAGGAGCATTGGTTGAATTGCTAAACCACTCGCCACGAATAACAGCAATCTCAAATGCTGATGGCAGTTTTGAAATGCAAGACATTCCTGTAGGGCGTCAACGAATAAGAATAGAACACGAAGGTTTTTATGAGAATATTGTTTCTATTTTAGTTGACGCAGGAAAAGAAGTTGTCTTAGACATAGATTTGGAAGAAGAATACAAGGCAGTCGCTACCATTACCTCCAAAAGGAAAAGCAAAAAAGAAGATAAACGAAGACTCCGAAATAGTCGCTTGGAACCAAGCAACAAAATGATTACTGTAAGTTATCGAAAGTTTGAAATAGAGGAAGTTACACGTTATCCTGGAGGTTTGGAAGATCCTGCTCGATTGATTGCCAATTTTCCAGGTATGTATAATATCGACGACCCTCAAAACTACATTGTGTCAAGAGGAAATAGCCCTTTTGGAATTCATTGGCAAGTAGAAGGAGTCCCTATGGACAACCCGCATCATCTAGGGCGCATAGGTAATTCGGGAGCAATTTTTCCTGTTTTGAATACGAATTTATTGGCAGACTCTGACTTTTTAAACGGTGCTTTTTCGGCAGAATACGGCAATGCTTTTTCGGGAGTTTTTGATATTAATATGCGAAAAGGGAACAACCAACGATTTGAGTTTACAGGAGAATTGAGTTTGTTGGGAGCGGAAGTTTTTGTGGAGGGACCTTTCAAGAAGGGAGGGGCATCTTTTATGATTAGTTGCCGCTATTCGGTTTTGCAATTGATCAAGTTATTGGGCTTTGATACTGGGAGTAGCTCTAGTCCTGGATATGGAGATTTAAACTTCAAAATTGATGTCCCAACTAAATCAGCAGGAAGTTTTTCTATCTTTGGAATCGGTGGTCTTGCAGATGTGGCATTTTTAGCTAATAAATATGATCCTAATGATATTTTTGCCAAAGAAAATGTTGATATTTATACCGAAACTCAATTGGGGTTGGTTGGCATTTCACATAAGAAATTTATCAAAGAAAAAAGTTATTTAAAGACAACAGCTTCTTATTTGTTTGAAAATTATACGTCTAATAAAGATTCATTAGATCAAGGGGGGGGAGGAGCAAAAATTCCTTATTATACTGCTAGAGTAATGCGACACAGAGGAGGGCTAAGTAGCACGTTTAATACAAAACTCAACACACAATTAACATTTAGGACAGGTGGCTATGGCTACTTATTTTTGTTTGATATTAAGGATAATGACTTGATAAAAGGGCGATTGGTATACGATTCGGAAGATATTTTGTTTCATTTAGGCGGTTTTGCGCAAGTCCAATATAAAGTTTCCCCAAGATTTGTTATTAATGCAGGAGTTCATGCTCAATATTTTAGTTTAAACAACCGTTCTTGGGCTGTAGAGCCTCGCATAGCGCTGAATTGGTATCTGGGAAAACGGCATCAATTGAGTTTAGGATATGGATGGCATAGTAAAATTCAACCTTTTTCGGTTTCCTTTTACGTTGAGCCAGAAGGAGTGGGACAAAATGCTTACAATACAAGCAATCGAGATTTAGGCTTTATCCGAAGTCATCATTTGGTATTGTCTTACAATTTATATTTGGCACAACAATGGGCCTTAAAAGCAAATGTGTATGGTCAGTATAATACTAATATTCCCATTAGTCAGACTTCAAGTAGCTTTTCCTTAATCAATCATGGTGTCTATGAAACACCACAAAGAGTAGATTTAATAGACGATGGAATAGCTTTTAACGCAGGAACAGAATTATCTATAGAGAAATTTTTTAGTAAAGGGTATCATGGGATAATTTCTGGGGCTTATTTTCGTTCCCGTTATAGGGGAAGTGATGGTGTTTGGCGAAATACTGCCTTTGATGTTCAATATGTATTGCAAGTTTTAGCAGGAAAGGAGTTTAAAATTGGGAAACAAAAAAGAAACGCAATCACTTTAGACCTTCGATTCAACCACAGAGGAGGTACACCCTATATCCCAATTTTATTAGAAGAATCAATTGCACAAGGAAAAGAAGTTCGAGACTACGAAAATTCATACGCTGTAAGAAATGAGTCTTATACTCGAATTGATATAAAAATAGGTGCTCGATTTAACCCCCGTAAAAAGAAAATTTCCCATTATTTCTTCATTGATTTTATCAATG
- a CDS encoding VanZ family protein, producing MPNWTNIKYFIPAIAWAVLIWSLSTTSNLPHIPWNFLSPDKVGHLIFYAILTLLLIFGVARSLSWKRKGAKSWIVFCMILAGTYGISLEFVQATIPGRSFDYADMLANFVGTLVGAFVYYKSAYNKYFKI from the coding sequence GTGCCTAATTGGACAAACATTAAGTATTTTATACCAGCAATTGCTTGGGCTGTCTTGATATGGTCGTTGTCAACGACTTCTAATCTACCACACATTCCTTGGAATTTTTTGTCTCCAGATAAAGTGGGGCATTTGATCTTTTATGCCATCTTAACGCTTCTATTAATTTTCGGAGTAGCTCGCAGCCTCTCTTGGAAGCGAAAAGGAGCAAAATCTTGGATTGTATTTTGCATGATCCTTGCAGGAACATATGGGATTAGCTTAGAATTTGTGCAAGCAACTATTCCAGGTCGTTCTTTTGACTATGCTGATATGCTTGCCAATTTTGTTGGAACATTGGTAGGTGCTTTTGTTTATTATAAAAGTGCATACAATAAATACTTTAAAATATAA
- the gcvH gene encoding glycine cleavage system protein GcvH — protein MNFPENLKYTKDHEWVRVEGDEAYIGITDFAQGELGDIVYIDIDSEGETLDQEEVFGSVEAVKTVSDLFMPVSGTILEFNTQLEDESELVNSDPYGEGWMIKIKLSDPAQLDELMDAAAYKDSVSA, from the coding sequence ATGAACTTTCCAGAAAATTTAAAATACACAAAAGACCACGAATGGGTTCGTGTAGAAGGAGATGAAGCTTATATTGGTATTACTGATTTTGCTCAAGGTGAATTGGGTGATATTGTTTACATTGACATCGATAGTGAGGGAGAAACCCTAGACCAAGAAGAGGTTTTTGGTAGTGTAGAAGCTGTAAAAACTGTTTCTGATTTATTCATGCCAGTATCTGGTACCATCTTAGAGTTCAATACACAACTAGAAGATGAATCAGAATTAGTCAATTCAGATCCTTATGGTGAAGGTTGGATGATAAAAATTAAGCTCTCAGACCCTGCTCAATTGGATGAGTTGATGGATGCTGCAGCTTACAAAGATAGTGTTAGTGCCTAA
- a CDS encoding TonB-dependent receptor domain-containing protein — translation MRYLILLSLLLIGSSTSWAQTSLLGKVIDEDTEETLPYATLALMQDDNQIAVTTTDFDGNYNFSNIDGGTYNIIIAFTGYPSKTIKGIKISTNETKQFDILISATVKGPETTIYDTKIIDAGKNIGGATRDASFIQNNPDRGIGSAILSTATVNALEPGEAVSSGGSRTTSNLVLVNGVPVLNGSAPIADLEVEEIQIMTSGIPAQYGNATGSITNIITKGPSNRFSGGVQLESSQFLDNFGENTVNGFFSGPIIAKPILTALGDTVKRGEKVVKSTILGYRFSGSYFTTKDPRPSALSTLKLKDEKRKEILANPLIANPNGAGSVYATDFLTEDDFEKTNVRSNARSSYAQYSGTIEYKPSQEFFLTIGSEGIFNWGKTASIGNQLLNYEFNPDRKSNNLGFNARFRHVVNSTIPDYSDEEQDEKSLQPAFQNLSYELTASYNQTNFESQDARYGNRFWEYGYVGKFYESRRPVIGVVDSLAIYNSQGEIIAYKAQTGHASFFNAFDKYEPNWDINPGLAAYNNLIPQPDPLNSDAPTNLNQMEVINGLNTGSRNSIYGLYNAPHQTGAGFSKSNQSQIRGNAQVNFDLVTNQRSGNPIRHQLQLGGTFEQRIERSYNINPTALWRFAYQTTNAHISNATDRSRPTGESYYDPFTQRNYQLYESLIRKDAEGNETAMTEFGKNLREALGYDKRDWISVHELTPDQMQLEWFEPSTLITGSQGIINYYGYDYKGNPLGANVQFNDFFTATDANGIKTRPVAPHKPIYLAGYIQDKFVYKDIICNFGVRFDSYDANTSVLKDPYSITGYETAAEFESSSSLYDAGKTSEYNRPSNIGDNFAVYVNQNTKDANIVGYRDGNQWYNAQGLPVNSASELGANFIPALKGFGTSEIDPQGQNYDPNKAFVDYKPTVIVMPRISISFPISNESNFYANYDILSQRPPVGAYASALDYYNFREITNGGGIISNPNLKPERTINYEVGFQQALTRFSKVKVSMVYKEERDLIQVQQYTNAYPNTYSTFGNDDFSTTKAFKLEYETLRHKNLRIIANYALQFSEGTGSNPVSSTGVAAEELKYVFALDFDQRHTFYTNIDYRFESGDKYFGPKIGNFELFGNTGLSVSVNANSGRPYTRKRIPGDVGNSFSDRITEGSINGARTPWNFRLGMKLDRSFVIGKNSKNPLYLNVYLRITNLLNTQNVHAVYPVTGSPYDDGFLTTANSSGPGFAASQPDSYEMLYNLRMNNPLNISRPRRIFLGVSFSF, via the coding sequence ATGCGATACCTAATACTCCTAAGTCTACTCCTTATTGGCAGTAGCACATCATGGGCACAAACTAGCCTACTTGGCAAAGTGATTGACGAAGACACAGAGGAAACACTTCCTTATGCTACCCTTGCCCTCATGCAAGACGACAATCAAATTGCCGTTACAACCACTGATTTTGATGGTAATTATAATTTTTCTAATATTGATGGTGGCACTTACAATATCATTATTGCTTTTACAGGTTATCCTTCCAAAACAATTAAAGGAATTAAGATTTCTACCAACGAGACAAAGCAATTTGACATTTTGATTAGTGCTACTGTTAAAGGTCCAGAGACAACAATATATGATACCAAAATCATTGATGCAGGAAAAAATATAGGCGGTGCTACACGAGATGCCAGTTTCATCCAAAACAATCCTGATAGAGGTATTGGTAGTGCTATTCTTAGTACTGCTACGGTCAATGCCTTGGAACCAGGAGAAGCGGTTAGTTCGGGTGGCAGTCGAACAACTAGTAATTTGGTTCTAGTCAATGGTGTTCCTGTGTTAAACGGTAGTGCTCCCATTGCAGATCTAGAAGTAGAGGAAATTCAGATTATGACAAGTGGTATTCCCGCTCAATATGGAAATGCAACAGGTTCTATTACGAATATTATAACCAAAGGACCATCTAATCGCTTTAGCGGAGGAGTTCAACTTGAAAGTTCTCAGTTTTTAGACAATTTTGGCGAGAATACAGTCAATGGCTTTTTCTCTGGACCAATTATTGCCAAGCCTATTTTAACCGCATTAGGCGATACTGTCAAACGAGGAGAAAAAGTTGTCAAATCTACCATTTTGGGATATCGTTTTTCTGGTTCCTATTTTACCACAAAAGATCCTCGCCCATCGGCTTTGAGTACCTTAAAACTCAAAGATGAAAAGCGAAAAGAAATCTTAGCCAATCCTTTGATTGCTAATCCTAATGGCGCTGGGTCTGTGTATGCCACTGATTTTTTGACAGAAGATGATTTTGAAAAAACAAATGTTCGCTCCAATGCTCGTTCTTCTTATGCACAGTATTCAGGAACCATAGAATATAAGCCTTCTCAAGAATTCTTTCTTACAATTGGTTCAGAAGGTATTTTTAATTGGGGAAAAACAGCTTCCATTGGCAATCAACTCCTAAACTATGAATTTAATCCTGATAGAAAATCAAATAACCTTGGTTTTAATGCCCGTTTTAGGCATGTCGTAAACTCTACGATTCCAGATTATTCAGATGAAGAACAAGATGAAAAAAGTTTGCAACCTGCCTTTCAAAACCTTAGTTATGAATTAACAGCAAGTTACAATCAAACCAACTTTGAATCGCAAGATGCTCGTTATGGGAATCGCTTTTGGGAATATGGTTATGTTGGGAAATTCTACGAAAGTAGACGTCCTGTTATTGGAGTCGTAGACTCTCTGGCTATTTATAATTCTCAAGGAGAGATTATTGCTTACAAAGCTCAAACGGGGCACGCTTCTTTCTTTAATGCGTTTGATAAATACGAACCGAATTGGGACATTAATCCAGGTCTGGCTGCCTATAATAATTTGATTCCTCAACCAGACCCTCTGAATTCAGATGCACCAACTAATCTCAATCAGATGGAGGTTATCAATGGTTTGAATACAGGAAGCCGCAACAGTATTTACGGTTTGTATAATGCTCCTCACCAAACAGGCGCTGGATTTAGCAAAAGCAATCAATCGCAAATACGTGGAAACGCTCAAGTCAATTTTGACTTGGTTACCAATCAACGTTCAGGTAACCCTATTCGTCATCAATTGCAATTAGGGGGAACGTTTGAGCAACGCATCGAGCGTAGCTACAACATCAATCCAACTGCATTATGGCGTTTTGCTTATCAAACTACCAATGCACATATTTCTAATGCAACAGATCGCTCTCGCCCTACTGGTGAAAGTTATTACGACCCTTTTACACAACGCAATTATCAATTGTATGAAAGTTTAATCAGAAAAGATGCCGAAGGGAATGAAACTGCCATGACTGAATTTGGAAAAAATTTGAGAGAAGCACTGGGATATGACAAAAGAGATTGGATATCTGTCCACGAATTAACACCAGATCAAATGCAATTGGAATGGTTTGAACCGTCAACGCTTATTACAGGTAGTCAAGGAATTATCAATTATTATGGTTATGACTATAAAGGAAACCCACTGGGAGCTAATGTTCAATTTAATGATTTCTTTACGGCAACGGATGCCAATGGCATCAAAACACGCCCAGTTGCTCCTCACAAGCCGATTTATTTGGCAGGATACATTCAAGATAAATTTGTTTACAAAGACATTATCTGCAATTTTGGGGTTCGCTTCGATAGTTATGATGCCAATACCAGTGTTTTGAAAGATCCTTACAGCATCACAGGTTATGAAACAGCAGCGGAATTTGAAAGTAGCTCTTCTTTGTACGATGCGGGAAAAACATCGGAGTACAACAGACCTAGTAATATTGGTGATAACTTCGCCGTTTATGTCAATCAAAATACTAAAGATGCTAATATTGTTGGTTATCGAGATGGCAACCAATGGTACAATGCACAAGGTCTCCCTGTTAATTCAGCAAGCGAGTTAGGAGCTAACTTTATTCCTGCTTTAAAAGGATTTGGTACTTCAGAGATAGATCCTCAAGGTCAAAACTATGATCCCAACAAAGCATTTGTAGATTATAAACCTACTGTCATTGTAATGCCTCGTATTTCTATTTCTTTCCCCATTTCTAATGAATCTAATTTCTATGCTAATTACGATATTTTATCTCAACGTCCGCCTGTAGGTGCTTATGCTTCTGCATTGGATTATTACAACTTTAGAGAAATAACAAATGGAGGAGGCATTATCAGCAACCCTAATTTGAAGCCAGAACGCACTATTAACTACGAAGTCGGTTTTCAACAAGCGTTAACAAGGTTTTCTAAAGTAAAAGTGTCTATGGTATACAAAGAGGAGCGTGATTTGATTCAAGTACAACAATATACCAATGCTTATCCTAATACTTATTCTACGTTTGGAAACGATGATTTTTCTACCACCAAAGCATTTAAGTTAGAATACGAAACGCTACGCCACAAAAACCTTAGAATTATTGCCAACTATGCCTTGCAATTTTCGGAGGGAACAGGTTCTAATCCAGTATCTTCTACAGGAGTAGCAGCAGAAGAATTAAAATATGTATTTGCCTTGGATTTTGATCAGCGGCATACTTTTTACACCAATATTGATTACCGCTTCGAAAGTGGAGATAAATATTTTGGTCCTAAAATTGGCAACTTTGAATTATTTGGAAACACAGGTTTGAGCGTTAGTGTTAATGCCAACTCTGGACGTCCTTATACTAGAAAAAGAATTCCTGGAGATGTTGGAAATAGTTTCTCTGACAGAATTACAGAAGGTAGTATCAATGGAGCAAGAACTCCTTGGAATTTCCGCTTGGGCATGAAGTTAGATCGCAGCTTTGTTATTGGAAAAAATTCAAAAAATCCACTTTACTTAAACGTTTATCTACGTATTACCAACTTGCTGAACACCCAAAATGTACACGCTGTTTATCCAGTTACGGGTTCTCCTTATGACGACGGATTTTTGACAACAGCCAATAGCTCTGGACCTGGTTTTGCTGCTTCTCAACCAGATTCCTACGAGATGTTATACAATTTGCGCATGAACAACCCTCTCAATATTTCTCGTCCTCGTAGAATTTTCTTGGGAGTAAGTTTTTCATTTTAA
- a CDS encoding TonB-dependent receptor domain-containing protein — MKKATIICLMAFMAIITPQLIIAQTTTVTGKVVDGQTQEPLVGVNLWIESKTTGSITNTNGEFVLTATASDIVKISFIGYEIQELTISELPPIIRLEPSIAELSKVVVSASRNQQDRAEAPAAIAAVTATTIDDTRATSLDQLLNKTPGVFMVDLGNEQHSMSIRQPLSYKSLFLYLEDGLPIRPTGVFNHNALLEMNQANIRQIEVIRGPSSSLYGSEAIGGAVNFITLRPTSIPTASIRLQGNTLGYKRVDLKAATTIGKLGLAFSGYYANRRNGFRAHSDLDKLAMTLKGTYKVSEKDFLSADVTMIDYKSDMTGSLDSARFYSREYSSLHTFTNRAVWALRSKVQYKRYWTDQAKTSATIFFRDNSIRQIPSYRVKDDWSPWGNPTGNKNLAHGESNNNSYKSFGALVQHRQEFDFWQTALTVGASIDVSPNTYQANYISIVKNDEGVYTDYVNEVDSMLTNYEVGLVNPAGYVQLEMTPFRNFKLVAAARYDAFIYNYNNHLPTTAFSGAPDNVDQFWALTPKVGVTYKIAKTSGVYANFSQGFVPPQIGELYRGVSVPVLKPATYNNFELGSWINLLKGKLHLDLSLYLMDGFNEIISVRQDNGASINQNAGQTRHMGVEYGVYFSPIKDLSIRVTGSNAAHVFIDYKESGNDYTGNRMAQAPTWLLNAEITYKPRFIKGFRISLEMMHMNQYYMDAANTKTYPGFLVFNGRVGYTIKGFELWCNVMNFTNQLYSPNASLSRWGERLTVGNPIHLNVGVGYNFVAGMYKKQ; from the coding sequence ATGAAAAAAGCAACTATTATTTGTCTAATGGCTTTTATGGCCATTATAACCCCTCAGTTAATTATCGCTCAAACTACAACTGTTACAGGAAAAGTTGTAGATGGACAAACCCAAGAACCTTTGGTTGGAGTGAATTTGTGGATTGAATCAAAAACGACAGGTTCTATAACCAATACAAATGGAGAATTTGTGCTAACGGCAACGGCTTCTGATATAGTAAAGATTTCCTTTATTGGTTACGAAATCCAAGAATTAACAATAAGCGAATTGCCACCTATAATACGATTAGAACCAAGCATAGCCGAGTTAAGTAAGGTTGTTGTTTCTGCTAGTCGAAATCAACAAGATCGGGCAGAAGCCCCCGCAGCGATTGCGGCTGTAACGGCAACGACGATTGATGACACTAGAGCTACTTCTTTGGATCAACTACTCAACAAAACACCTGGTGTTTTTATGGTAGATTTGGGAAATGAGCAACACAGTATGTCCATTCGCCAACCGTTGTCTTACAAAAGCTTGTTTTTGTATTTAGAGGATGGCTTACCCATTCGCCCAACAGGTGTTTTTAATCATAATGCCTTGTTAGAAATGAACCAAGCCAACATCCGACAAATAGAAGTCATTAGGGGACCTTCTTCTTCTTTGTATGGAAGTGAGGCAATAGGAGGAGCCGTTAATTTTATTACTTTACGCCCAACTTCTATTCCTACAGCAAGTATCCGATTGCAAGGAAACACCTTAGGATACAAACGAGTAGACTTGAAGGCCGCTACTACTATTGGCAAATTGGGGCTTGCTTTTTCTGGATATTACGCCAATCGAAGAAACGGATTTAGAGCGCACAGTGATTTAGATAAACTGGCAATGACTTTAAAAGGGACGTATAAGGTTTCTGAAAAAGATTTTTTATCGGCTGATGTCACTATGATTGACTATAAATCGGATATGACAGGCAGCTTGGATAGTGCACGTTTTTATAGTCGAGAATACAGTTCGCTTCATACTTTTACCAATCGTGCTGTTTGGGCATTGCGTTCCAAAGTTCAATACAAACGTTATTGGACAGATCAAGCCAAGACGAGTGCGACTATCTTTTTTAGAGACAATTCCATTCGACAAATCCCCTCGTATCGGGTTAAAGACGATTGGTCGCCTTGGGGAAATCCAACAGGAAATAAAAATTTGGCACATGGAGAAAGCAATAACAATAGCTATAAAAGTTTTGGAGCGTTGGTACAACATCGTCAAGAGTTTGATTTTTGGCAAACAGCACTGACCGTAGGTGCTTCTATAGATGTAAGTCCCAATACTTACCAAGCAAATTATATTTCTATTGTTAAAAATGATGAAGGGGTTTATACCGATTATGTTAATGAAGTAGATTCTATGCTGACCAATTATGAAGTGGGATTGGTAAATCCTGCAGGTTACGTTCAATTAGAAATGACACCTTTTAGAAATTTTAAATTAGTAGCTGCTGCTCGTTACGATGCTTTTATTTATAATTATAATAATCATCTTCCTACTACGGCATTTTCAGGTGCTCCAGATAATGTAGATCAATTCTGGGCATTAACCCCAAAAGTTGGCGTTACCTATAAAATTGCCAAAACATCTGGTGTATATGCTAATTTTAGTCAAGGTTTTGTACCGCCTCAAATTGGAGAGTTGTACAGAGGAGTAAGTGTTCCTGTTTTAAAACCTGCTACTTATAATAATTTTGAATTGGGAAGTTGGATCAATTTGCTAAAAGGAAAACTACATTTGGATTTGAGCCTCTATTTGATGGATGGATTTAATGAAATTATCTCTGTTCGTCAAGACAATGGTGCGTCTATTAATCAAAATGCAGGACAAACTAGGCATATGGGGGTAGAGTATGGAGTTTATTTTAGTCCTATCAAAGATCTTTCGATTCGAGTGACTGGATCTAATGCTGCTCATGTTTTTATAGATTATAAAGAAAGTGGAAACGACTATACTGGAAATAGAATGGCACAAGCGCCTACTTGGCTATTGAATGCAGAAATAACTTACAAACCACGATTTATCAAAGGGTTCCGTATTAGCCTCGAAATGATGCACATGAACCAATATTATATGGACGCTGCGAATACTAAAACTTACCCTGGATTTTTAGTTTTTAATGGTCGTGTAGGCTATACGATCAAAGGATTTGAACTATGGTGCAACGTAATGAATTTTACCAATCAACTCTATTCCCCCAATGCTAGTTTGTCTAGGTGGGGAGAAAGACTAACGGTAGGAAACCCTATCCATCTGAATGTGGGGGTTGGATATAACTTTGTTGCGGGTATGTATAAGAAGCAATAA